The genomic DNA ATACCGCCGCTTGACCTGATTGTCGCCCTCTACTACCGGCACCCGTATGGACTGTACAAGGAAAACGGGACGTGGTTCTACACCACCTGCGGCACCGGCACCTGGGGCCCCCCCATGCGCCTCTTCTCCCGTTCGGAAATCGTGAAGCTCACTTTGCGGTAAGCAAGGCGAAAATCAATCATCGATTTTCCGAAAGGATAATTGACCTTTCAAAATTTCACCATCTCTTATAATTGGCCGCATCAATGCCCGAACATGGGTTTTAGCCTGATGCGGTAAGTGTTCCCCATCTTTTAATAAAAGCATCTCTTCTTTTTTCATTGAGGCTAGGTCAGCCTCTGACAATAAAACTTGAGTAACGCCGGTCAACTCATTTTTTATTGCTTTGGTGTTGGGCAAATTGTCAACATAACCAAAATAATACGTCCTCTTCAAGACAACATTTATTTTTAAATCTTTTATTTCGCGCTTAATATCATTCTGCAAAACAACAAAAGGATCCTCATAATTCGGATTATAAGATTGCTCTTCTTGATCAAATTGAATTGCGCCTTGGTTCCAATCTCGTGCAAATCTATCCCGTAAATCCTCACCTGAAACAATTAAAGCTTTCCCCTGCGGAACGGGTATGTCCTTTTCAAGGTAGACGGTGTAGCTCACATTTAAAGATGGAAGAATCTCTTCCAGTATCAAAGGAACCTGAAGTAGAAGCTTCCAATTTTTTGAATGTGCATCATGAATCATGCAGGGGTCTATTCCCCGATATTTGGCATAGTTTTTTGCGCTTTTTGAAAATCCAGAATTTGAGATCATCACCCCTCGGTGAGCCCCTACGTCCTGCATCATCGCGTAAAATGCACCAACTTGGTTAATATCCACCTTTGATTTTTGATTTTTACATTCGACAGCTATGAATATTTCATGTCCCGAAACATTGCCGATAATTGAGACATCAATCTGTCGACTCGTTTTGCTTAGTCTTCCTATTAGGCGATGGTTATGGGTTACTTTACATTGTGGCGACAAGAGTTCATAAATTCTTGCCGTAATCATCTCATATTCTTGGGCATCAACTTTGTATTGTTTCATCAACCAAACCCATCGCAAATAAATATTTTCGCAAAATCATGTATCGATCATAGCTTGTCTAGCAGTAATAATCACCCCGCAATTACGTAGGCGATGTGGCGGGAACGAGGGGGTTGGCGCAATAGCGGCAGACCTCTCTTTGTCATGCCGGGCTTGACCCGGCACCCAGAAATAATATCAAAGCTTCCATTCGGCCCACAGGGCCGATGTACACAATAAATTGTGTGCCCGCCTTAAGAGGAAAGGCGCGGGCTAGGCGGGAATTTTGATCTTGTAGAGGCCTTCGATGATGGCGGCGAATTCGGCGAGCAGCGATTGGTCGATATGGTTGGGATCGCGCATCATGCCGATGGCCTGTTCCGGCGGGTAGCCCGGCTTGTAGACGCGGCGGTCGGTGAGCGCCACATAGACATCGCAAATTGCCGCCATGCGGGAGAGCATCCCCAACTGCTCCCCTTTCAGACGGCGCGGGTAGCCGCTGCCGTCGATACGCTCGTGATGGTTCCAGGCTATTTCGATCACCGATTCCGGCACTTCCGGCGTGCGGCGGAGCATCTCCACCGTGTAGCCCACATGATTTTGCATTTCAAGCCACTCCTCCGGTTCGAATTTCCCCGGTTTGTTGAGCACCTTCAGCGGCGTTTTGGCTTTTCCCACGTCATGCACGGTGCCGCCGGTGGTGAGTATCTGGATGTCCTGCGCGGAAAACCCCCCGAAATTTTTTGCCAGCAGCGAAAGGAAAATCCCGACGCGCATCGAGTGGACGAAGGTATAGGCGTCGTGGTCTTTCACCGCGTCCAGCACCCCTTTGACATCCCCTTTTTCGATCACCCGGGTCATTTTTCCGCTCACATCCATGAACTCGGCGTAGGGGAGTTGTCCGTTTTTTTGTATCGCATTGAACGCCTTGTCCAGCGTGGCGAGGGTGAGGGAGAGCACCTGTTCCTGCTCCGGCTTCAGCTTGTGCCAACCGGCCTCCACCTTCATGTTGATGAAGCGCGATACCTTGTGGAGGAATAATCCCGTGTCGAACGGCTTGACGATATAGTCCGCCGCTCCGAACTTGATGGCGTTGGCGACGTTCTCCTTTTCACTGCGGGCGGTGACGAAGACGATGGGGGTTTGCCGCGAGCGCCCCTCTTTGCGGATTTCCTCCATCACCCGGAAGCCGTCCATCTTCGGAAGCGTGACGTCGAGCAGGATGAGATCGAACTCTTTTGCGCGGGTAAGTTCCAGCGCTTTCAGGCCGGTATCGGCGACGACGCTTTCGTACCCCATTTTTTTGAGGATTTGGGGAAGGAGTTTCTGATACTCCTTGTCGTCATCAACGCAGAGAACGGTTTTCATGAAAAAATTTCCCGGTGCGGCGGCGCGGGCATCGCGCCATCCTGCAAAGCATTATACAGCCACAGGGAGCGGAAGGAAGGATGGGATTGGCACGGGGGAGCCCCGGCCGTCATTTCAATCCGGGGCGGACCCCCTCAAGGGGACAATGTACAAAAGTCCGTGTCCGCCAAGAAAAGGCCCCGGATAGGGGAAGATCAGAGAACGGCGATGGCGTCGATTTCCACCAGCGCGTTTTTCGGCAGCGCCGCCGCCTGCACGGTGGCGCGGGCCGGCGGTTTGTCGGCGAAAAACGTGGCGTAGACTGCGTTCATATCGGCGAACTGCGCCATGTCGGCGAGGTAGACGGTGGTTTTCACCACGTTGTCCAAGCTCCCCCCCGCGGCCTCCAGCACCGCCTTCAAGTTCAGCAATACCCGCCCGGTCTGTTCCTTTATCCCGCCGGGAACCATGACGCCGGTGACGGGATCAAGCGGTATCTGGCCGGAGGCGTAGACCACGTTCCCCGCCTTGATCGCCTGCGAATAAGGGCCGATCGCGCCGGGGGCGTTTGCTGTTTTGATGACGATTTTTTCCATGCCGCCAATCTACCGCGTGGTGCGGCGCGGCGCAAGGGGCGGGGGAAATTAAATCGGCCCGGCGGCGTGGGATGCAGCGTTACCCGCATCGATCCGCACCGGCGGACCGGTAAAAACGGCATACAGGGCCACGGGTGGCCGCCGGTTAAGCGGCGCCGGCGGCGGGATAGTTCATGATCAGATCGGCAAAGGCCTTGCGGGGAAGCATCACGCTGAATTTCCTGCTCCCAAAGCGGCACTCCCGCTCTTCGAAGTAGACTTTGGAGATGCCTTTCGAATCGCGTTCCCGTCCGGCTTCCTTGCCGAACCGCTCTTTATCGTAATAGGCCATGACCGGTTTCTCCCATCAATGTGATTTTCTCTCTTATCGGTAATTGTGAATAATATCTGTATGGGTAAGAAGCAAGCCCCATGCCGGGAAAAAAGGCGGAACTGCGGCTTTTCGTACCCGGGTACCGTCAAAATACCGCTGACATCCGTTGACAACGGCTCCGTGCCGCGATTACAATTGTTGCAGAGATTAGATTTTGGAGTATTAAGAAATGTCAAAAGAACACGATCCGGATAGGGAGATGGAGCACCTTTCGAAAGCCATCGTTGAAGCCATCCTCGGCTCGAATGATGTGAAGAAAGCGCTGGAAAAGCTCAACACGTCCGAAGATACGCTGGGAAAGAATTTCATGGTCTTCATGGTGAGCCTCGATTCGCTCAACGACGCGAAAAAAGGCGGCAAAAACCATGAATTGAGCGAGCCGGGCGATATCAACGAACTGCCGGAGGATATGCCAAAACCGCGCCGCCGCCGCCCCGTGAAACGGGCCGACACGCCGGATCACATCGACGGGGAGCCGCTCTCGAAAAACGAGAAGCATTTCCGCGACATGATCTCGGATCATTTCGACACCGAGGCGTGGCTGAGGAGCCTGAAGCTCCGGCTCGACTGATCATTTTTTAGTCAAACACGGGGGCGGGTGCATAACCCGCCCCTTTTTATTTTTCATCGAAAAAATAAAAAGGGGTTGGTTTTTTGACGGCGGCGTTATTTGCCCCATCCGGAAAATTCCCCCCATCGCGGCAAATTCTTCCGGGGGTGGATGAAGGCTTACAAACCGCCGAAGCGCTGGGGGCGGCCGCCGGGAACCAGCCGTTCCGGCATCAGCCTTTTCGTGAACTTATCCACGCGGCCGACGCCGAGGAATGCGCCCCCCTCTTCCCGATAGAGGCGGCAAAGCCCTTCCATCGGCGCGGAAGGAGTCACCTGCTGTCCGTTGAACAGGAGCCGTTCGTCGCGGCCTCCCACCAAAAGACGCGGCATAAAGGCTATCGGATAATCGAGCGGCAGCAGCCACTCTTCGGGGTGATCCCGGCGCTCCTCTATCCGTTCGATGGTCCAGGAGTCTTCCTGTTTGAAGTTCGACGCTTCGGTGCGGATCAGCGCCCCCATATGCGCGGCGCTGTCCAGCGCGCGGCCGATGTCCTCGCAGAGCGCCCTGATGTAGGTGCCGCGCGAAACGGTGGCGGTCAGCACGGCGGTGGCGCCGGAAAATTCGTTCAGTTCCAGCTTGTGGATGGTCACTTTTTTCGGCTCGCGCTTTACTTCCCCCCCCTTGCGGGCGATTTCGTAAAGCCGTTTGCCATCCACCTTTTTGGCCGAGTACATTGGCGGCACTTGATCTATCTCCCCCCGGAATTTTTCCAGCGCCGTTTCAAACATCTCTTTGGTGACATGGGCGAAGGGGGCTTCGCGGGTGGTGGCGCCGGTGCCGTCCTGCGTATCGGTCTCGCTCCCCAGAACCAGCGTGGTCTGATAGGTCTTTGGCATTGTTTCGAAGTAGGGGAAAAGGCGGGTGGCAAAGCCGAGGCCAACGGGCAGGATGCCGGCGGCAATCGGATCGAGCGTGCCGAGGAAGCCGGCTTTTTTTTCGCCGGTCGCCCGCTTGATGGTGTCCAACGCCTTGTTGCTGGCGATACCGGGCACTTTGAAGAAATTAATAAAGCCGTTCATAAGGGGAGTTATTGTATCCGTATCCGCCCGCAAAGCAAGGAATTTTACGATGCGGCGCGGCGGGTTATTCCCCGTGGGGCGGCTTGTCCCCCGGCTCGGCGCGCTCCGCCTCCATCTCGCGCAGCAGGCGGTTCACCGTGTCGGCGTGCTCGCCGGAGTGATCCCACTTTATCGTGATGGCGGGTATGAACTTGATTTTTATCCGCTCCCCCAGCAGCCGCCGGATGAACGGCGCGGCCGTGCGTATCGCCTTGAAGGTCGATTTTTTCTGCCCGTCCGTCCCCATCGGCGAGATGTAAATGTCGGCGTGGCGCAGGTTGTCGGCCAGTTCCACATGCATCACGGTGACGAAACCGATGCGCGGGTCTTTCAGCTCTTCGCGGATGATCGCCGCCACTTCCGCCTGTATCAGTTCCCGCATGCGCGCGGAGCGTTTAAAGGAAAACATCGTCGCCTCCTGCGATTTCAACATTTAATTGCACGCCGGAAATCTCCGCGTGGGTGATACCGGCGATGAAGTCTACCATGCGGCGCATCTGACCTTCCAGATAAACCCTGTCGTTCCCGATGGAGACCAGCCCCACCTGCGCCACCTGGCGCCGGTCCGAATCACCCACCTCGGCCACCGAGACGTTGAATTCGTTGCGTACGCGGGTTTTTAC from Nitrospinota bacterium includes the following:
- a CDS encoding restriction endonuclease, which codes for MKQYKVDAQEYEMITARIYELLSPQCKVTHNHRLIGRLSKTSRQIDVSIIGNVSGHEIFIAVECKNQKSKVDINQVGAFYAMMQDVGAHRGVMISNSGFSKSAKNYAKYRGIDPCMIHDAHSKNWKLLLQVPLILEEILPSLNVSYTVYLEKDIPVPQGKALIVSGEDLRDRFARDWNQGAIQFDQEEQSYNPNYEDPFVVLQNDIKREIKDLKINVVLKRTYYFGYVDNLPNTKAIKNELTGVTQVLLSEADLASMKKEEMLLLKDGEHLPHQAKTHVRALMRPIIRDGEILKGQLSFRKIDD
- a CDS encoding response regulator; the protein is MKTVLCVDDDKEYQKLLPQILKKMGYESVVADTGLKALELTRAKEFDLILLDVTLPKMDGFRVMEEIRKEGRSRQTPIVFVTARSEKENVANAIKFGAADYIVKPFDTGLFLHKVSRFINMKVEAGWHKLKPEQEQVLSLTLATLDKAFNAIQKNGQLPYAEFMDVSGKMTRVIEKGDVKGVLDAVKDHDAYTFVHSMRVGIFLSLLAKNFGGFSAQDIQILTTGGTVHDVGKAKTPLKVLNKPGKFEPEEWLEMQNHVGYTVEMLRRTPEVPESVIEIAWNHHERIDGSGYPRRLKGEQLGMLSRMAAICDVYVALTDRRVYKPGYPPEQAIGMMRDPNHIDQSLLAEFAAIIEGLYKIKIPA
- a CDS encoding RidA family protein, translating into MEKIVIKTANAPGAIGPYSQAIKAGNVVYASGQIPLDPVTGVMVPGGIKEQTGRVLLNLKAVLEAAGGSLDNVVKTTVYLADMAQFADMNAVYATFFADKPPARATVQAAALPKNALVEIDAIAVL
- the truB gene encoding tRNA pseudouridine(55) synthase TruB — protein: MNGFINFFKVPGIASNKALDTIKRATGEKKAGFLGTLDPIAAGILPVGLGFATRLFPYFETMPKTYQTTLVLGSETDTQDGTGATTREAPFAHVTKEMFETALEKFRGEIDQVPPMYSAKKVDGKRLYEIARKGGEVKREPKKVTIHKLELNEFSGATAVLTATVSRGTYIRALCEDIGRALDSAAHMGALIRTEASNFKQEDSWTIERIEERRDHPEEWLLPLDYPIAFMPRLLVGGRDERLLFNGQQVTPSAPMEGLCRLYREEGGAFLGVGRVDKFTKRLMPERLVPGGRPQRFGGL
- the rbfA gene encoding 30S ribosome-binding factor RbfA; amino-acid sequence: MFSFKRSARMRELIQAEVAAIIREELKDPRIGFVTVMHVELADNLRHADIYISPMGTDGQKKSTFKAIRTAAPFIRRLLGERIKIKFIPAITIKWDHSGEHADTVNRLLREMEAERAEPGDKPPHGE
- a CDS encoding DUF503 domain-containing protein gives rise to the protein MASEHNIFVATCIVTLVMHANRSLKDKRSVLNRVKTRVRNEFNVSVAEVGDSDRRQVAQVGLVSIGNDRVYLEGQMRRMVDFIAGITHAEISGVQLNVEIAGGDDVFL